One Poecilia reticulata strain Guanapo linkage group LG4, Guppy_female_1.0+MT, whole genome shotgun sequence genomic window carries:
- the myo9b gene encoding unconventional myosin-IXb isoform X3, with protein sequence MSVRDGAATMATNAGGGGGGGVGCNDPDDRMYLLQIYPRLASQVSTCCNLRVQKNATTASVISDAAATLGLDPGGLYVLAEVKESGGEEWILEAGDLPVQRVLLWPRKAQEQHPQSAGFYFLLQERNRDGSIHYVHLPPSSKEQEVQQLAARGFLPPPQDDFADLCNLPVLSEDSILNNLRTRFYKKKIYTYAGSILIAINPFKFLPIYNPKYVKMYENHQLGKLEPHIFAIADVAYYAMLRKRVNQCIVISGESGSGKTQSTNFLIHCLTALSQKGYASGVERTILGAGPVLEAFGNAKTAHNNNSSRFGKFIQVNYLESGVVRGAVVEKYLLEKSRLVSREKNERNYHVFYYLLLGASEEERTEFKLLPPEEYFYLKQENFKIEDEEDLRHDFERLQQAMQMVGFLPATKKQIFSVLSAILYLGNVTYRRKSSGRDEGLDVGPPEVLATLSDLLKVKEELLVEALTKRKTVTVNDKLILPYSHSEAITARDSMAKSLYGALFDWIVLRINHALLNKKDMEESVPCLSIGVLDIFGFEDFETNSFEQFCINYANEQLQYYFNNHIFNLEQEEYQSEGITWHNIDYTDNVGCIHLISKKPTGLLYLLDEESNFPHATDKTLLAKFKQQHHGNKYFIPTPVMEPAFVIQHFAGKVKYHIKDFREKNTDHMRPDIVALLRSSDRAFVRQLIGMDPVAMFRWGILRATIRGLAAFNEAGRSWASKTAGVIRPASRTPLGELQRSNTPIERMYKRASMLDFYFDHSEERPLEAFEDIFASYENKKEMHSEIISSIKNLQLDGEDPRKLLQSWGRLRFPRHVLQKNKSVRQKQAIPKSLLDSQSLKFIVSLTLHDRTTKSLLHLHKKKKPPSISAQFQNSLTKLLETLTKAEPFFIRCIRSNAEKKEMHLDEALVLQQLHYTGMLETVRIRRSGYPAKYTFQEFSEQFRVLLLKNFSASKEDIAELLEKKMGFKPTTYQIGKTKVFLKELERQQLQDMRHREVMRKIIFLQRWFRAHLQRNEFLEMKRAAILIQASWRRYCRKEQRRRAATVIQAVWRGHRQRSEYHRQKHGATKIQALVRGHSARRRCQSIREEKRKKKEEEEEARKREEEERRRREEEEEEARRKAEEEERLRIEEVKRRAEEEAAREAQKKLEEKEAREPQTREDPDIELVTEETLDENVPEEEQGKDEDMEGEEEDLELYGTEAEAGPQLDGEQEPGLAPNAPTGISSQQEDKKSSASATTSLHAELKRPQPGLSNKVPSSRSLEKREQRRRRGLEHSQRESERAASSSSSSSATSRDQVSPSKSRNQETSKLKERSDSKELDQYTFVAWKVKEEKGGKKEGKTSAPSAGPVRPSTLPLHPADFTQDKNGLGEGGGAVNLQRRSGAIKEKPEKWKGRRSNGEGYEGTGSPPPHSKEEATKKPSLRDMSHSSVDSLSPSSDGAWAVSVRDPWTVAAREGNHDSQGDSSRSSSFRKRHQDGSGQPDSLPSIATTPDKSGGFFSKILKKRAKEAHTPDNGELTFAQSLNEKSMLGEAPPSGPVVRPVSQPFSDRTGKSIGRNPTIKISRATRVSVHWDASLDRVIANGNELRNLDEFLGNQVNDFRSRGKSLSPIESIFVTATMQFREQIKSMYSLSNPTIGYKALMTGFKNKVIHLATDKQQEDVQLVVNLFQSVLDGFIRGEVKKEEAEPVKPTKARKKRRKKDKIMESLLDHGFINYQVSIVQSCDQCSSYIWGMEKAYMCSNCKMVCHKKCLNKIAINCSSFCAKKNDEEVTGCNFGVRVCHLVSDKNPVPTVLEMMLEHVEMHGLYTEGIYRKSGAANRMRELHQRLEMDAYVDILEDYPIHTVTGLVKQWLRELPDPLMTFAHYNDFLHAVELPEKQEQLQAIYKVLEELPTANFNTLERLIFHLVKVSKEEEHNRMSPNSLAIVFAPCILRCPNTADPLLSMKDVAKTTTCVEMLIIEQIRRYNEKMEEIEQLEYAEALAVKQLNLKRKNTTSCPLSLRLTAHYKGGVIREKVSSDLTVVPENEPLDSDIETENNLVERIKSIKQEKEELAFRLPEMEQPGSDQENLDSEASLSSESLLDEQQQRSSAHGSEPEGLDQ encoded by the exons GAGAGGAACCGCGATGGCTCCATCCATTATGTTCACCTCCCACCTTCGTCCAAGGAACAGGAAGTACAGCAGCTCGCTGCGAGGGGCTTCCTCCCCCCTCCTCAGGATGACTTTGCAGACCTCTGCAACCTCCCCGTCCTCAGTGAGGACAGCATATTGAACAATCTGCGCACACGCTTCTACAAGAAAAAGATCTACACCTATGCAGGCAGCATCCTCATCGCCATCAACCCGTTCAAGTTCCTGCCCATCTACAACCCCAAATATGTCAAGATGTACGAGAACCACCAGCTGGGCAAACTGGAACCTCATATTTTCGCCATTGCCGACGTGGCCTACTACGCTATGCTCAGGAAGAGGGTGAACCAGTGCATCGTCATCTCCGGGGAGAGCGGCTCGGGCAAGACCCAAAGCACCAACTTCCTGATCCACTGTCTGACTGCGCTCAGCCAGAAGGGCTACGCCAGCGGGGTGGAGAGGACCATCCTGGGAGCCGGACCCGTCCTGGAG GCCTTTGGTAACGCTAAGACAGCCCACAACAACAACTCCAGCCGCTTCGGTAAATTTATCCAGGTTAATTATCTGGAGAGCGGAGTAGTCCGAGG GGCTGTGGTTGAGAAGTACCTCCTGGAAAAGTCTCGCCTGGTCTCCAGAGAAAAGAACGAGAG gAACTACCACGTGTTTTACTACCTGCTGCTTGGTGCTTCAGAGGAGGAACGAACAGAGTTTAAACTGCTGCCGCCTGAAGAGTACTTCTACCTCAAGCAG GAGAATTTTAAGATCGAAGATGAGGAAGATTTGCGTCATGACTTTGAGAGGCTGCAGCAGGCGATGCAGATGGTTGGCTTCCTTCCAGCCACAAAGAAACA GATCTTTTCTGTGCTGTCTGCTATCCTGTATCTTGGCAACGTGACGTACAGAAGGAAGTCGTCGGGTCGGGACGAAGGGTTGGATGTAGGCCCGCCTGAAGTCCTGGCTACCCTCTCTGACCTGCTGAAG GTCAAAGAGGAACTGCTGGTCGAGGCGCTGACGAAGAGGAAGACGGTGACCGTCAACGACAAGCTGATCCTCCCCTACAGCCACTCTGAG GCGATCACAGCCAGAGACTCCATGGCCAAGTCTCTGTATGGCGCCTTGTTTGACTGGATCGTTCTGCGCATCAACCACGCACTGCTCAACAAGAAAGACATGGAGGAATCTGTTCCC TGCTTGTCCATTGGTGTTCTGGACATTTTTGGTTTTGAGGACTTTGAAACCAACAGCTTTGAGCAGTTTTGCATCAACTATGCAAACGAGCAGCTGCAGTATTACTTTaacaatcatatttttaatctgGAGCAG GAGGAGTACCAGTCAGAGGGAATCACCTGGCACAACATTGACTACACAGACAATGTGGGCTGCATCCACCTCATCAGCAAGAAACCCACAGGCCTGTTGTACCTTCTGGATGAGGAGAGCAA CTTTCCACATGCAACAGATAAGACCCTGTTGGCCAAATTCAAGCAGCAGCACCATGGAAACAAGTACTTCATACCCACTCCAGTCATGGAACCTGCCTTCGTCATTCAGCACTTTGCAGGGAAAGTCAAATATCACATCAAG GATTTCCGGGAGAAGAACACGGACCACATGCGTCCAGACATCGTGGCGCTGTTGCGCAGCAGCGACAGAGCCTTTGTGCGGCAGCTCATCGGCATGGACCCGGTGGCCATGTTCCGGTGGGGCATCCTGAGAGCCACCATCAGGGGCCTCGCCGCTTTCAACGAGGCGGGTCGCTCCTGGGCCTCAAAAACAGCAG GTGTTATCCGTCCAGCGTCCAGAACTCCTCTAGGAGAGCTGCAGCGCTCCAACACCCCGATAGAACGAATGTACAA ACGAGCTTCTATGCTCGATTTCTACTTTGATCACTCAGAGGAGCGCCCTCTAGAGGCCTTTGAAGACATCTTTGCTAGCTATGAGAATAAGAA AGAAATGCATTCAGAGATCATCAGCTCCATAAAGAACTTGCAGCTGGACGGGGAGGACCCTCGCAAGCTGTTGCAATCCTGGGGTCGCCTCCGCTTCCCGCGCCACGTCCTCCA GAAAAACAAGAGTGTCAGGCAGAAGCAGGCCATCCCAAAG AGTTTGCTGGATTCGCAGTCTCTGAAGTTCATCGTGAGTCTGACGCTACACGATCGTACCACAAAGTCTCTGCTCCACCtgcacaagaagaagaagccgCCCAGCATCAGCGCTCAGTTCCAG AACTCTCTGACGAAACTCTTGGAGACTCTGACCAAAGCCGAGCCTTTCTTTATTCGCTGCATCCGCTCCAACGCGGAGAAG AAGGAGATGCATCTGGACGAGGCGttggtgctgcagcagctgcattaCACAGGGATGCTAGAAACCGTCCGCATCAGGAGGTCCGGTTACCCGGCCAAGTACACCTTCCAG gaGTTTTCAGAGCAGTTTAGGGTTCTGCTGCTGAAGAACTTCTCCGCCTCCAAAGAAGACATTGCAGAGTTGCTGGAGAAGAAAATGGGCTTCAAGCCAACAACGTACCAGATCGGCAAGACCAAG GTCTTCTTGAAGGAGCTGGAGcgacagcagctgcaggacatGCGGCACAGAGAAGTGATGCGGAAGATCATCTTCCTCCAGCGCTGGTTCAGAGCTCACCTGCAGAGGAACGAGTTCCTAGAAATGAAAAGAGCAGCCATCTTGATCCAG GCTTCATGGCGCAGGTACTGCAGAAAAGAGCAGCGGCGACGGGCAGCTACTGTGATCCAAGCTGTGTGGCGAGGACACAGACAGAGATCCGAGTACCACCGACAAAAACACGGAGCAACAAAAATACAAGCTCTGGTCAGAGGACACTCGGCGCGCAGGAG gtGTCAGTCTATTcgtgaagagaaaagaaagaaaaaagaggaggaggaggaggccagaaaaagagaagaggaggagaggaggaggagagaggaggaggaggaagaggccaggagaaaagcagaagaggaagagagactGAGAATAGAAGAAGTGAAGAGACGAGCAGAGGAGGAAGCGGCAAGAGAAGCCCAgaaaaaactggaggaaaagGAGGCGAGAGAGCCTCAGACGAGGGAGGATCCAGACATTGAACTGGTTACAGAGGAGACGCTGGATGAAAACGTCccagaggaggagcaggggaAGGATGAAGACatggagggagaggaggaggacttGGAGCTTTATGGTACGGAAGCTGAGGCTGGACCCCAGCTAGATGGAGAGCAAGAACCTGGTCTGGCTCCAAACGCACCTACGGGCATTTCCTCCCAGCAGGAGGACAAAAAGTCCAGCGCTTCCGCCACAACATCTCTGCATGCTGAACTGAAACGGCCGCAGCCCGGCCTCAGCAACAAGGTCCCTTCATCCAGGAGCCTGGAGAAGCGGGAGCAGAGGAGACGAAGAGGCCTGGAGCACAGCCAGAGAGAGTCTGAACGGGCcgcctcctcctcatcctcatcttcaGCCACCAGCCGAGACCAGGTGTCCCCGTCGAAGAGCCGGAACCAGGAGACGTCCAAGCTGAAGGAGCGTTCGGACAGCAAGGAGCTGGACCAGTATACCTTTGTGGCCTGGAAGGTGAAGGAGGAAAAAGGAGGGAAGAAGGAGGGGAAAACTTCTGCCCCCTCCGCCGGCCCCGTCCGTCCATCCACGTTACCGCTGCATCCCGCCGACTTCACACAGGACAAAAACGGTTTGGGGGAAGGCGGCGGGGCTGTGAACCTGCAGCGGCGCTCTGGAGCCATAAAGGAGAAACCGGAGAAATGGAAAGGAAGGAGAAGCAACGGGGAGGGCTATGAGGGCACCGGGTCGCCTCCGCCTCACAGCAAGGAGGAGGCTACAAAGAAACCATCGCT GAGGGACATGTCCCACTCGTCTGTCGACAGTTTGTCTCCAAGCTCTGATGGAGCCTGGGCGGTTTCCGTCAGAGACCCCTGGACCGTGGCCGCCAGAGAG GGAAATCATGACAGTCAAGGGGACAGCTCCAGGTCCAGCTCCTTTAGAAAGAGACACCAGGACGGTTCTGGACAACCAGACTCACTTCCCTCTATCGCGACCACACCAGACAA GTCTGGCGGCTTCTTCAGCAAGATTTTGAAGAAGAGAGCCAAAGAGGCTCATACTCCAGACAACGGAGAGCTGACGTTTGCTCAGAGTCTCAACGAGAAGTCGATGCTCGGGGAAG CGCCTCCCTCTGGCCCAGTGGTCCGTCCCGTTTCTCAGCCGTTCAGTGACCGGACGGGTAAAAGTATAGGCCGAAACCCTACGATCAAGATCAGCCGCGCCACCCGAGTTTCAGTGCATTGGGACGCCTCACTGGACCGAGTCATCGCCAACGGGAACGAGCTGCGGAACCTCGACGAGTTTCTGGGCAACCAG GTGAATGATTTCCGCTCCAGAGGCAAGTCGCTGTCACCCATAGAGTCCATCTTTGTCACCGCCACCATGCAGTTTAGAGAGCAGATCAAATCTATGTATTCTCTCTCA AATCCTACCATCGGCTACAAAGCGCTGATGACGGGCTTCAAGAACAAAGTGATCCACCTGGCCACAGACAAGCAGCAGGAAGATGTTCAGCTGGTGGTCAACCTGTTCCAGTCGGTCCTGGACGGTTTCATCAGAGGAGAGGTGAAGAAGGAGGAAGCCGAGCCCGTCAAG CCGACCAAAGccagaaagaaaaggaggaaaaaagataaaatt aTGGAGTCCCTGCTGGACCACGGTTTCATCAACTATCAGGTCAGCATCGTTCAGTCGTGTGACCAGTGCAGCTCCTACATCTGGGGGATGGAGAAAGCCTACATGTGCAGCA ATTGTAAAATGGTGTGCCACAAGAAGTGCCTTAATAAGATAGCCATCAACTGCTCCAGCTTCTGTGCCAAAAAG AATGATGAAGAGGTGACGGGATGTAACTTTGGGGTGCGAGTTTGTCACCTGGTGAGCGATAAGAACCCGGTGCCAACGGTGCTGGAGATGATGCTGGAGCACGTGGAGATGCACGGCCTCTACACCGAGGGCATCTACCGCAAATCAGGCGCTGCCAACCGCATGAGGGAGCTGCACCAGCGGCTAGAGATGG ATGCTTACGTGGACATTCTTGAGGACTATCCCATCCACACGGTGACAGGCCTGGTGAAGCAGTGGTTAAGGGAGCTGCCAGACCCACTCATGACCTTCGCGCATTACAATGACTTCCTGCATGCTGTGG AGCTGCCAGAGAAGCAGGAGCAGCTTCAAGCCATTTACAAAGTCCTGGAGGAACTTCCCACCGCAAACTTCAACACATTAGAGCGGCTCATCTTCCACCTTGTCAA GGTCTCAAAGGAGGAGGAGCACAACCGCATGTCCCCCAACTCGCTGGCTATAGTGTTTGCTCCGTGTATCCTGCGTTGCCCCAACACGGCCGACCCTCTGCTCAGCATGAAGGACGTTGCAAAGACGACCAC ATGTGTGGAGATGCTGATCATCGAGCAAATAAGGCGCTACAATGAGAAGATGGAGGAGATCGAGCAGCTGGAGTACGCCGAGGCTCTGGCCGTCAAACAGCTGAACCTCAAGAGGAAGAACACA ACCAGCTGCCCTTTATCTCTCAGGTTGACAGCTCATTACAAAGGAGGGGTG atcCGGGAGAAGGTCAGCTCTGATCTCACCGTGGTCCCCGAGAACGAGCCTCTGGACTCCGACATCGAGACGGAGAACAACTTGGTGGAACGCATCAAGTCCATCAAACAAGAGAA AGAGGAACTGGCTTTCCGGCTGCCAGAGATGGAGCAGCCCGGTTCAGACCAGGAGAACCTGGACTCTGAAGCGTCTCTGAGCTCCGAGAGTCTTCTGgacgagcagcagcagcgctcgTCCGCGCACGGCTCCGAGCCAGAAG GTCTGGACCAGTGA